Genomic DNA from Paenibacillus donghaensis:
TTCCATCGTCTCTATTCTAATTGGCTCCATTCTGGGTTTGGGGATCGGTTTTGGCAAAATGGCACCGAAATGGTATTTTCGCTGGCCTTTTCATTCCTACATTAACTTCTTTCGCGGCACCCCGTTGTATGTTCAGATTCTGATCGTTCACTTTGGCCTGATTCCTCCGTTCTACGGCAAGACTAACGCTCTGATGACAGCCTTTGTTGCGCTCTCGCTGAACTCAGCGGCTTATTCTGCCGAAATCTTCCGTGCCGGCATCCAGTCCATCGACCGGGGACAGAAGGAAGCGGCGATCTCACTGGGCATGAGCTCTACCCAGGCGATGCGGTTTATTATTCTTCCGCAGGCCATTAAGCGGATGGTTCCGGCCTTTGGCAATGAATTTATTGTGCTGGTGAAGGATTCTTCCCTGCTTGCTCTGGTAGCGGCACCTGAGATTATGTATTGGAGTAACACGATGAAAGGGCAATATGCCCGGATCTGGGAGCCTTATCTGACGGCTGCGCTGATCTATTTCATTCTTACCTATTCGCTTAGCAAGCTGCTGAACTATGTTGAACGGAGGATGTAAACGTTATGGAGCCTATTATTTCTGTGAAGAATCTGTACAAATCGTTTGGTGCCCATACTGTATTGGCCGACATTAGCGTCGATATCCACAGCCGGGAGGTTGTGGTGGTAATCGGGCCTTCCGGCTCGGGCAAATCGACCTTCCTGCGCTGTCTGAACCTGCTGGAGCAGCCGCAGAGCGGCGATATTACAATTGAAGGCACTTCCTTGATGGACAAGAACACAAGGATTAACGATATCCGTACCGAGCTGGGCATGGTGTTCCAACAATTCAATCTGTTTCCGCACAAAAAGGTAATTGAGAATATTATGCTGGCTCCAATCCAGGTGCGCAAATGGACGCCGGAGAAAGCACGGGAGAAGGCGCTTCAGCTGCTGCAGAAGGTGGGTCTCAGCGAGAAGGCGGATGTCTATCCGGCATCCTTGTCTGGCGGGCAGGCCCAGCGTGTAGCGATCGCCAGAGCGCTGGCCATGGAGCCCAAGATTATGCTGTTTGATGAGCCGACCTCGGCGCTCGACCCGGAGATGGTAGGCGAGGTGCTGGCGGTGATGAAGGATCTGGCCCGCGACGGAATGACGATGGTGGTGGTTACCCATGAGATGGGCTTTGCGCGCGAAGTGGGCGACCGTGTGCTGTTTATGGAGCAGGGCATGATTGTGGAGGAAGGCAGACCGGAGCAGTTATTCGGCAGTCCGACCCAGGAGCGCACCCAGCTATTTCTGTCCAAGGTATTGTAGAATTCTGGCAAAGTAGAATATTGTTATTTAATCGGGTATATTAGAAGAGTAACGAAGGTTCAGGAATTTAATGCAAATATCTGTCCGATACGCAGAGAGGAGGCTCAGGGGTATCTTTTGATTATCATAACCTATAATGATAGAAGGAGAATACGATGAGCACATTTAAAAGCTGGTTGAACACAACGAAAAGCGGACTCGCCGATCAAGTGAAGAAATTTAAAAATAAGGACTTCATGAACGCGGTAGTTGCGGGGTGCGCCCTGGTGGCTGCTGCCGACGGCAAGATTGAGGAAGCCGAGAAGAACAAAATGGCAGGATATATGAATCTCAGCAATGAGCTTAAGGTGTTTGACATGCGCGATGTGATCGCCCAGTTTAATACCTACGTTGGCAATTTCGACTTCTCCCCGGAGATCGGTAAGCAGGAAGCCTTGAAAGCAATCGGTAAATTTACCGGCAAACCTGAGGTTGGCCGCATTATCGTGGCTGTGTGCTCTGCAATCGGTGCTGCTGACGGTGATTTCGACGAGCACGAGAAGGCCGTAGTCCGTAATATTTGCGGTGTGCTTGGCCTTAGCCCAAGCGAATTCAGCCTTTAATTGGCCCGGATACGCACTGGAATTTGGTTGAAACGTTACGGCCTTTCATTCGTATCAGTGATAGAACACCCATAAGCTAGACTTGCAGAAATGTAATTCTTTCTCGGAAACGGAGGTACGTGAATTTGGCTGGAATTAATCTCGTTAAAGGTCAAAAGATTGATCTGACTAAAGGTAATGCAGGATTGTCTAATGTAATTGTAGGTTTGGGCTGGGACCCGGCGGAGCCGGCACGCGGATTCTTTGGCGCCAAGAAGCAGGCGAACATCGACTGTGACGCTTCCGCGCTGATGCTCAGCGAGAATGGCAAGCTGACCCGCAAGGAGAATCTGATTTTCTTCCACAATAAGCAGAGTCCTTGCGGCTCCGTTGTTCACTCGGGAGACAACCTCACGGGTGATGGCGACGGCGATGATGAGCAGATTATGGTTAGCCTGAGCAAAATTCCTGCCGATGTGCACAAGGTATTGGTTGTGGTTAATATTTATGATGCCGTCAACCGCAAGCAGGACTTTGGAATGATCAAATCGGCGTATATTCGGGTAATGAATGCTGTGGGCAACACTGAATTGATTAAGTTTAACCTTTCTGAGAACTATAACGGTTTCACTGCGCTAATCTGCGGCGAGTTGTACCGCCATGGAAGCGAATGGAAGTTCGCGGCCATCGGTGAAGGTGCCCATGCAGCTCATATCAATCAATTAGCTGAACGCTACATCTAAAATAAACTTAGGAAAAGAGGTCACACACTCATGGCTATCAACTTATCTAAAGGTCAAAAGATCGATTTAACCAAAACCAATCCAGGGCTCTCTAAAATCACGGTAGGTCTCGGCTGGGATACCAATAAATACGACGGCGGCAAGGATTTCGATCTGGACTGCTCCGTATTCCTGACGGATACCAACAACAAGGTTACTAAAGAGAGTAATTTCATCTTCTTCAACAACAAGCAGAATGAGAATGCTTCTGTTGTCCACACCGGCGACAACCGTACAGGCGAAGGCGACGGCGACGATGAGCAGATCCAGGTTGACCTTCTGAACGTACCTGCGGATGTGGATAAGATTGCTTTTACCATCACCATCTATGAAGCAGAAGCAAGAAGCCAGAACTTCGGACAGGTCTCCCGTTCTTATGTACGTATCGTAAATGATGCCAACAGCGAAGAGCTGATCCGTTTCGACCTGGGCGAAGATTTCTCCGTGGAAACCGGAGTTGTAGTAGGTGAATTGTACCGTAATGGTGCAGAATGGAAATTCAACGCAATCGGCAGCGGCTACAAAGATGGTTTGACTGGCTTGACCCGCGACTACGGACTGAACTAATTCTGTAAGCGGGGCTTTCCAGATAATTCACTTATGAAAG
This window encodes:
- a CDS encoding TerD family protein, which gives rise to MAGINLVKGQKIDLTKGNAGLSNVIVGLGWDPAEPARGFFGAKKQANIDCDASALMLSENGKLTRKENLIFFHNKQSPCGSVVHSGDNLTGDGDGDDEQIMVSLSKIPADVHKVLVVVNIYDAVNRKQDFGMIKSAYIRVMNAVGNTELIKFNLSENYNGFTALICGELYRHGSEWKFAAIGEGAHAAHINQLAERYI
- a CDS encoding TerD family protein produces the protein MAINLSKGQKIDLTKTNPGLSKITVGLGWDTNKYDGGKDFDLDCSVFLTDTNNKVTKESNFIFFNNKQNENASVVHTGDNRTGEGDGDDEQIQVDLLNVPADVDKIAFTITIYEAEARSQNFGQVSRSYVRIVNDANSEELIRFDLGEDFSVETGVVVGELYRNGAEWKFNAIGSGYKDGLTGLTRDYGLN
- a CDS encoding amino acid ABC transporter ATP-binding protein — its product is MISVKNLYKSFGAHTVLADISVDIHSREVVVVIGPSGSGKSTFLRCLNLLEQPQSGDITIEGTSLMDKNTRINDIRTELGMVFQQFNLFPHKKVIENIMLAPIQVRKWTPEKAREKALQLLQKVGLSEKADVYPASLSGGQAQRVAIARALAMEPKIMLFDEPTSALDPEMVGEVLAVMKDLARDGMTMVVVTHEMGFAREVGDRVLFMEQGMIVEEGRPEQLFGSPTQERTQLFLSKVL
- a CDS encoding tellurite resistance TerB family protein, which produces MSTFKSWLNTTKSGLADQVKKFKNKDFMNAVVAGCALVAAADGKIEEAEKNKMAGYMNLSNELKVFDMRDVIAQFNTYVGNFDFSPEIGKQEALKAIGKFTGKPEVGRIIVAVCSAIGAADGDFDEHEKAVVRNICGVLGLSPSEFSL
- a CDS encoding amino acid ABC transporter permease; this translates as MDFRFDIVIQYLPVLLKGTLLTIGISIVSILIGSILGLGIGFGKMAPKWYFRWPFHSYINFFRGTPLYVQILIVHFGLIPPFYGKTNALMTAFVALSLNSAAYSAEIFRAGIQSIDRGQKEAAISLGMSSTQAMRFIILPQAIKRMVPAFGNEFIVLVKDSSLLALVAAPEIMYWSNTMKGQYARIWEPYLTAALIYFILTYSLSKLLNYVERRM